In Tachysurus vachellii isolate PV-2020 chromosome 7, HZAU_Pvac_v1, whole genome shotgun sequence, the DNA window CAAATGTAAGTCGTCTATGGCGAGTcaatctgtttttaaaccaaTACATTGTTCACTGGTGGTCATGGACAGACTTTATGCCTGGGATGAGCTTGAATGCAAGAGGCTACATCCTATAACTGCCGCCTTGTTGTGGATAATATTGTAGCATACCCAACAGACTATACAACAATTGTTGTCAATAGCCGTATTCTGACCAAACAGGACATGATTCTATCCTTTGCTGAGAGTACTGATGGACCCTCTGTACACCTTTAAATTACGAGTCTGGCCCATGGGAGCAATTCCAGCAGATCACTGACATGATTACAAGGAGACATATGCACTCATGTGAGTCTGTCTCCTCCATCTAGGCACCAGCTGTGAGATTTATTTTCCTGTGAAGAGTTGGAAGGTTTTTGCAGAGTTGGCTAAAAGCCTCTCTTAATGGTTTACCGCAGAAGCATCTGTGTAAGAGACATTGATGGTTTTCCACTGGGAGCACAATGGGACCTGGAATAGTACTAAGCAGTTTGTGCAACTTGCCATATACACATATGAAAGACACCTGGGTTTAGCCTAAGACAGCTTTATTTGCTGGACATCCCTGCAGCTAGACAAGTCTGCAAATTGCAAGAATTAACGCCTGATCTGGTTATGGTCAGGAAGGGGACAATTTTGCTATTTGTATTCAGCAAGGAAACAGGGAGGAATACTCCATTTGGTCCAAAGAAAACCAACCTGTCCGCCCAAAATGTAAGGAAATAAAACCAAGATCTACACATGTAACTTGTTGTCTTCTTGAATTTAAATGAGGCCTCTTTGTAAACGGTGTGGTTTATTTTGTACACTGTTGTGATTCTACAACATATTATAACTACTCACGCCGTGAAGCAAAATCCTTGTCGGCTCAAATTTCTTTTAGCCTTATTTTTAATCCAAAAATTAactttgttttctgtaaaacaGACCATCGACAGTTCTCAGAATGCTGCGGATATCGAGGAGGAGTGTCCTGAGAAAGACGACGAATATGTTGAGGAGAAGGACGATGATGAACTGGCTAGGAGCCTGTCCAGTGCAGACTCCCATGATAgtgaagacgaagaagaagaagaagagtacACAAAGGTTGAGAGAGGAAGAATGAAGGGCAAACTAGTGTGGGATGAGTCCACTTTACCCTATTAACACCCGTCCTCAACGCTCACTCTCAGGAGACatgcactaaaaaaaaattttaatcagAAATTGCTGCCTGAAAATCTTTGAATATTATCTAACTGACCCACcctggttttttttgtttgtttgtttgttttttctgacACATGATGTGTAGTCTGTTAAATGGCCAGCAATGGAACTGCATCAACATGTCCTCACTAAATTCAAGCCCTTGCTTCCTGTGTTTAATGAGCTTAAATATTATCAacccaagaaaaaaaacaagacttgtCCAAAATTTCAGGTGGCAGTATTTGGTAATGCTCGAAAAACATTGTCACAAAAAGTGATCATGAAGTCTTAATATCGCAACATGTGGTTAATGGTTATTATCCTTAACAACTAACTTACTGACCACTTGATTTTGTGTGgcagaaaggttttttttttgtctaacaaATAACActgaagaatttatttttaatgtaaaatcatttttattgcatttaatatttAGAACGTTAAATAGATTTTGCTTGACACGTTCTAAGAACAgaggtttttctttcttctttctgttgaatttcttttcttttgaattGTATTCAAAGAAAGGGTGGCTGTACAATTTTATATGcctgtatactgtaaatagtAAGCTGTCGAGTAGAATGCATCCCCTCCATGTCACCTgttttgtgggaaaaaaaaaaaaagcctctctGGTTAGTAGTGTCTCTTTGATATCTTTATCCTTTTTCACATAAAAGAGTAGAAATGGAAAATAATGATGTGTCCAATTTTCTATCATAAATTCAgatttaaaggaaaagaaagaatgttTGTTCTTTACCCTCTGGTTAAAAATACCAGTTGTGTAAAAATAGTCCCATGTCATGTTTAGTAGTGAGTTCTGTGTGTCATTTATCCTCAAAGCAATGCAAGAGAAAAGCCAGGAATTATTGTAGGGGAAAAATGGCTTCTGAAGATGAGGGCTTGGTGCCATTTTGTCGATCCATTAAGAGCATATGCATTCACTGAGGAGACTTGTTTAACTATATAGTAGGATAAAAATCAAGATGGATGTTAATGTAGTCATTCTTCTGTAGCTGGAAATTGCTTGTTGTTCCCACTCTGTGATCTAAGCTAGGAAAAGGtcatttgctttatttatttatttccacactGTGTTACATGTATGTTTTTTGTAACTGTGCTTGCCATTTATCATGCTTGTAATACCATGGTCGTGAGATTTTCAACCCCACCCCACTGTTACATGTGTTACATCGTTTAAGATATCTTTAAATTGCtctacttttattttgtaaatgctTTAAGGTATGCATTTTCTCTGGTGGTCACTACAGCACTTTCTGTATATTGACcaataaagacatttctttagAATAAAGGGGTGTCTCTTTTACCTTTAAAATACTGTCTAGCTCTCAGTGGGCTTTTTGTTTCAAACACAACCATTTGTATcccagaaagaaaaagataaataaactgaaacaaaGCTTTAATCCAGGATCCTACAAAATATATGTGAATTGGATTTACTCCAATATTCAATATGTACGATTTCAATAACAGCTTAATAGGATTATGGAGGCTTGAGGTATTTTTCTACCCTCCAAGCACTAGAGTGTCTTTCTTAAATGGGAGCTATTGCATCAAGACAGGAATCTACGTCTCATGCTGTGTACTGCAGATTGTCTGGATGGTGCctacagaggaagagatgaaGTCATTTGAAAACTAGTTCCCGAACACCCAGAACCCAGAGGCCAACAGCAGGAAATGAATCTTTCTAAAGAGGATAGAAAGCTGGTTTTCGACAGCAGCTCTATCACACAGGGCACCGAATAATCCTTCAGACCAAACTCAAACATGGCCCAGCATGTAGCAAGGCAGTGGAGCAATCCACACTCTGTTTGCAACCGAAAAAACATAATTAGCAAACACAACCAGGCAGTGCATTCCTTTTTCTTGCTTCTGTTCTTTCAATGGTCAGCTGCTTGTAACTACATGCACTCGgatttctgatttcttttaaacaaaatagcaaaaatgttctctaacacaaaCATCCGAAACAAGGAGACATCGTGTGACCTGCACTTGGTCACATGCTACATGACGCTTGTCACATGTGATTTGAACAAAGCAGTCTGCAAACTGTTAAACTATCAAATGGCTACAACATCTTCCTAGAATATACAGTAGGAATATAGTTCTTTTATAAAATGGTTGGAAGATGCAAACACACTAGAGCACCTAATGTCTTTATATTGAAATTAACTGGCCGAATATGTATATTAAGCTACCTGAGTACTGAGAAAGACTGACTATTGAAACCTTTCTCCAAATTAAATACTGATATTTTGAATGTGTGACTTACTGTAAGTAACCAACTACAGCCCAAAAACCCATAAACATCACACGTGGCTCCAACCGCTCAAGCCAGAGTCCTGTGTTACTCCTGCTGTCTGGCAGACAACACTTCACTGTCACTACCAGATGGCTTCAGCACAGCTTTTACTTCCGGCCATAAGGTGTTGAACATCCAGTACACTAGCATGTGGTTTGCATATACCTCTAAAACTCATAACATGCACAGAACCACCCCATACCACGTGACCACCACCTTTTCCAATGTACCATCACACCTCAATCATCCTTtgtattttgttgttaaaatgacTCAAGctttacattgtgtgtataaTCACATGcatgtgcatacagtatattgcttTCCAAGAAGGCTGTAGGCAGCAAGGATTTAGGCAGAGAGCTTCGTCGTCCAGAACCTCTAATGAGGCCATTTGTGTCTCTAGACCAATTGTCAGGACAATGACCTTGCTCCAACAATGCTGCAGATTAGCATTTTACTGTCGTTTGTCTCTGAAAACAACTCTGAAAGTGATTGTCTCTGAAACATGTCTGTCTTAATGACATCAAACACAAGTAATGTCACCCAAGGTGTGGGCAAATGCACTCTCATTTAATAGTGTAGATTTTTCAACAGCcttattagtaaataaaaaaaaacattcataggATTGGGGTGCTATATTTGAATAAGAGGATGAATGACTCGGTCACAGTCCGAAGAGGACGGTTCTGCTATTCAAGGATACAGTAAAATTTAACTAGCTACAGTACAAAGAAAATGACCTGGTCCAGAATGCAAGGACATAgcagatgattattttcctttctaaGCCTTTTGGCAATTCTTACTTTCACCAATAAATGAATCTTTCCTTTCAGGGTTTTGCCTTACATAGATTCCACACAAAAACTACCAAGTGGTTATTAGTTTAGAATCCTTGGTTGGTTAACCAAGTTagattttaacaatttttttacttttttgtttgtttatttgtttgtttatccagACCAAAAATATATCCTACCAGACCATGTCCTGTCCTACTATCCTATGACCTACCAGGTCAAGACAGTGAATGCTCCATttcacatattaaatatttggcTAATGATGCTCCAGAAGGTGGTGATAATGTGCAGCAAAATTGGCTTTACAAGATACTAAAGGAAAGACCATTCAGATTCATGGCGAAAAGCGCAGTGCAAGCAACAGAAGGTGCAACAAATTAGTAAAAAGATCTGTATATTTACTCCATAAAAGATTGTCTATTGTTCGCATGATTTCTGTGTAAAGGTTGGAATATAACAAAGGTTGAATAAATCAAAACAGAAACATTAGTGCCTTTTGATTAAAGGATTATTTAAGCACTGTGTCCctacatatttataattatgttcAGCAAACCTGCGTTAAACTCCTCTTAAGTGTCAAAAGCTTAAATTATCTTTCACTGTGTATACCATTGGGTCTTGACAACCTTGGATctgcactgtatatatattgtatacactGATATAAGAATTAGCTTCATGAAATAACAGAGGGTTGGGGTTTATCACATTCATGAAATGACAATGAACTCAATTCACACAGAACTTGTTAAGAAGATGATCTTAGATAACCTGCACAGTAGTTGCACTGCTTTCATCCGGTTAGAAAGTCACGCTCTGCCGACGTTGCTTTGTTCTTGTGATGCAGACAGGCGTACTGGTATCTCCTTGCTAAAGGGCAAGCTTTTGTTCACATTTATTCTATAGGATCGGCTGGAAATGGCCTGTGAAATTGCTTTCTGGGAGTTAATAACCAACAGCAGCTTTGCCCGTGCAATTGGGCATCGTCAAAGTGATCTTCCCACCAACACTAGGTGTGTCATAGACTGGACAGGACATCCATCCAATGCAGAGCATCATGCACACATATGTAGATTATATTTATCTTCTCATGTTGGGAGCCGTCATGTGCGCAATATGAGAACTTTTTTCACAACTGGggatttattctattattctgGATCTTTCTTAATGACTGTAAACGGCATTTATTTGGTCATCACAAAAATCTACACACTGCTGACCCCTACTGtacttttatatttaacactgcaAATGCTGACTACATAGAATTGTGTGCAGCACTtttaagctaaacaaaaaagtggtccattttattactgtaacaTATATCAGTCAAGGTGCAATGTAGATTCATGACAGGCATTAGATAAAAATGTGATGGTTGCATTTTTCGGTTTCCCATTTTCgttattattaaactttttttattgttctgatTGTTCTGAACACTAAATCATTTaatgatgacttttttttaattacaggtcAATcaaaaaagggttttttttaatagtctGGATCCAAGACCAACAGGGTATCAAACTATATCATAAATATCCTGAGGAGTATCTTTTTAACATAACGAATATGGCACAACTACGGTGATGTCCCACATATTAACCCCAAGCAACTAAGCAATCAAGAGTACAAGGATAACTCTTAAGGAGCTGGAGCGGTCCACAAGGCATGATGGATACTCAGCAAACATGGGGGAAAATCGTTCTCTGATAAAGTTTACATTGTGTTGGCTGCTCAGAAATTCACTTACATTACAggattataatataatctatgaatacatgtttatttttctctccttcttatTCCATCGGCTGGACTGGGATGTATGACTTATTTTGGCTTTTCTCCCATTCTTTCTTATCTTTAGTACTGTGACCGTATTACTTGCTCCAGTATAAAGTCCCAGATCAGCATGCTCTCTTTCATTCTGCCCAAAGTTCACCGCACACCATCATGCCTATTGATTTCAGTGGGACGTGGGTTCTGGAGAAAAATGACAACTTTGAGGATTACATGAAAATACTCAGTAAGCCCCAATGAGAAGCGTAAGATTatatgtaatgatttttttctggtACATTTGGTGCATGCAGATtgattacttttctttttttgtagacATCGATTTGGTCACTCGAAAGATTGCCATTCATTTGTCTCAAACCAAAGTTATTATCCAGGATGGAGACAAGCTTACAATAAATACACTCAGCACCTTCAGGAACTATGAGATGAGCTTGACAATTGGGGAGGAGTTTGACGAGTATACCAAGGGACTTGACAACAGAATGCTTAAGGTAGGTGTGAACATGTAAcccagttttttttattttttaatggcCAGGCCTTTGATATTTTCCATCAAAGCCGCTACATGACTCACGTATTTGTCATGTATATGTCTCTTGTATATGACTCAAGATATATGATATAGTTTGACGTGTTATAACTAACATGATAGTTCTGAAAATCCTGGAGATGGTGTAAAATGGGAGAAAACAACTGTTCATAGTTGTTGTAATGTGGTATTAtaggatgtacagtatgtcaagTGATAACAGGGAACTGGTTTTACAGATGATCCCCAACTCTAactgtaaatctaaataaataaaaaagtatgatgtatcattctttaataaaacatactaattgttggcaaattggtgtggtataagaggaataacacACCTCAGAATGAGCTGTTATTGGAATATAATGGAGTAGTTGACTATAACCTTATTATACTTAGAGAAGTATAGAAGTGGAAAAGTGCTCATTTTACCTCTGGGTTGGTGCAAGAGCTACCAGCCAGTCATCGGTCCTCATCGGTaagctcatgtatgcagaagtGGTAGAGATAACACTTTTCCCAGAACAAGCTGCCCGCTAacatataaaaattatacagtatgttgtgtctgGTGTCCTGAAACACGGCTGCTGTGTTAGAACTCACCACATAACGTCTGAAATCTTCCCCTCGCTTGCTTGCTCACTCACTGGATCATATACACTACTGACAACTAACAAGAATATTGCATGAATAAAAGCACAATCTGTATtgtttaattacaaattaaacagTTATGCTTTATGATACAGCCATTAAACAATCACAGTATCAAAAAGATGCCTCaccagattctttttttttcttttaaacctaAAAAAAGTCCTCTATATATTTGAAAGCactatattcattattattattattattattattattattattattattattattattatatttgactGGTAATTAAAGCTTGTTGTGTGCAAAATGTTCATTATTAAGAAAGCACTGTGAATGACATTTCACTGTGAGAACAGACTTTGGTCAGCTGGCAGGGTGATACATTGGTGTGCACACAAAAGGGAGAAAAGGCCAACCGTGGATGGAAGCACTGGATAGAGGGAGATAAACTACACTTGGTAAGCCTGAAGTGATTCAGTTACTGTCGTAATGCTTGACAAACGTCTTATGTACTTGAACTGGTTTTCGTATCCATTCTATCACCACTGTATCAGTTGTTTTTCTGTTATGAACTTATTTTTGCAGGAGCTGTATTGTGAAGACGTTGTTTGTCATCAAGTGTTCAGGAGAAAGCAGTAGTGTCTACTATGATGGTcattaaacaagaaaataataaagcCTCTGTTTTGTcaggaataaaaatgacaataaaagtatATGTAATATTAGGTGTAATAATGGTCATTTACACTGtattaaaaaattctaatttctgacactgaaatatttcattcatgtgatgtgtttgaatctgttttgtttgtttgtttgtttgtttaagccAGTTACAAATTTTGTttgctagcttgttgctaatcTCACAgcacctcacacactcttttaaCGAGCACGCGCGCAAAAAAGGCTCGCGCTTAGACATGCCGTCCTCgcgcaaaataaataaattaataataataataataataataataataataataataataataataaacagttaaattaacagtaaaaaaaacagacgtcacctttattttaccaaaatattATCAAAATGTTAGTAAAAATATTTCCCCTACCCACGTGACCATACATATTCGATTGTGATTGGTGGACTATAAACTCATTAGCGGCATCTAGTGGTCGATATTGAAGGTACGAAGGACTAGATGTGATGGAGTAATTAAAGATTAATAGCTGCACTTCGTATCTTTGACCACCAGATGTCACTAAACATGCTGAAAAGCCATTTAATCTAGAACTAGAAACTTAAAGACAcatagtttaagtgtttcaggaagaggtaaaTCTAGGGAAAgttcatatatatgtatacatatatatatatataaaaccacttGTTTTCTCCAACAATAGCTCATTTCGGATGAGATTCATTCTCCTGCAAAAATGATCTCTTTTAACATTTGTTTATGCTAACTATTGGGAACTTTTTGGCAGGACCTTCAGCATTGGCTGAGGTTGTAACATGTAATGCTAATTTTACTTGGAATAAAAACATATAGACGCATCAGACTTTTGTGTGGAACTGAATGAAGACCATTCTTTTAGAGATTTGTTATACAAACCTAGATAACTAAAGAAAAACAggcctttttttaaatgaacttaatcttctatattatattttatttgtaagcaagacaagaaagaataaaagaataagtaaataaaatataacatctCCCAATAGGTAACAATTCATTTAGTAAATTAACTGATTAGTATTTTAGTTAAttcattaatgtttaaaaagcCTCCAAATAGATATTTTCACCTGCATGGTATAATGTACctttaagtgtgtgttattttatttaaattgacatCCCATTCAAAAACCATTGCTGTTATAAGAACCTCCGAttttctgggaaggttttctattagattttggagtgtggctgtacGGATTAGTGCTCATTCGGCCACATGTACATAACCGAAAGTTATTGACCGATGTTGGATGAGTGTAGTTGGCATTCCAGTTTATCCACAAGGTGTTCCTTGTGATGTTGAACTCAGGGACAATTGAGTTCAACCACCTTCTTCAACCACCTTCAgtttggcaaaccatgtcttctgattctgatattgaTTCTGATATTAGATGTGTCCACATACTTGTTTAGAAAGGGTATATAACATTAcaaatacctgggtgttcatctgaacagcaaactggactggacagacaatacTGAGGCAATCTATAAGAAAGGACAGAGCGGACTCTTTCTGCTGATGAGACTAAGATCTTTTGGAGTGCAtggagagctactgaagaccttttttgactctgtggtggcctcagccatattctatggtgttGTATCCTGGTGCAggagcatctctactgcagaaaggaagagactggacaagctgaccAGGAAGgcctggggattcctctggacactgtacaggaggtgggagaaaggaggatgacggtttcatctctgagcagctccttcagtgacagactgttacatcctaagtgtctgaaggagtgatacagacggtcttttctccctgctgctattagactcaACAAttaaagctgctcccagtgaaacagtcaccataattacacactggattactgtttaactgcaataataacaataacaaagtattttaaacaacacatgtgcaataacagaaattttaaaaacgtgcaatattacctgtgtgcaatatgtctgtcagcataactacttactcgtggtctcttttttcttctttgtatttatacattgtgttgtgtatatactgtatattgtattatGTCTTATTCTTTtactttgctgctgtaacatcCCACATGGAAAGAATCTATATGCGTATATATGCGCATATATCAAACCTATATGCAGTGTATATGCACATATATGCTGcatatatgcacatatatgataatatatatGCTGCATATATGCGTATATAtactgcatactgtatatgctgcaTATATGCGTATATATATGACACATATACTCAAAATTGAGGTGCATATatgtgcatatacagtacaggaaaTATAGGTCTCCTGTATTGCTTCTTCATATCCACATATAAGCCCTATACATACAAGATATGTCTTCTATATAGCTAACGGCAGGATCTGGTCATTTTGTAGCTCATATCTCATTTTGGCAACTGTCATACATGATGCCTAGCTCATATTTTCTATTATCAAGGCAAAAACTAAGAATTAACGaaaaaaaatatgcaagaaCTTATGTATGTGCGAACGTGAAATTGGTATCACATGTAATTGGCATGTTATGGAATTTATCTATGGCAATATATTAACATGATATATTAACTATGATATCTACACGTTTTCCAGACACATTTACAAGGTCAATTCTTTCTTCTATGAAGATAGGAAAAGAAGGAAATGtataacaaaatgttttttgtttttttttattttgtcactcaaacttttttttcaatttcaagtCACTTCCAGATTCACATTACAGCtcatacacatccacacattcACCGTTACATCCACCAAATGCAATGCAAACGCAATGTTTTCTGTTAATGCAGTTTCTAAATTAATATGGCTGAAAGGTCATTACAGTCTaaatgtagcaaaaaaaaaaaaggtacataGAACATACATTCaagtaatcatcatcatcatcctcatcccaTCTATCGGAGCATTTCACTGTGGTTAATGAATTTGAAGACAATGTCAACATGTTTGTTCACAGTTTTAATGAACAGTCACTTTTCTTTTATCTGAGATGCTTGTATAGCAACTAAAGGCCCCAGACTTTTCCTTACAGGGATGAAATAATAAGGATTCTTAAATTGACCGCAGATGTCCTGTttctacggaagcgtattgcattcacttgagtaaaaaaaatctactctgtttttctgaattatgagataatatttcaggaaaaaaatttttttgctctgtttttctgaattaacgcttaattatctcaaaattatgagataatttttcatgaataaaaattttttgctctgtttttctgtttctgttttactccatgcaatccacattaagtcgttaattcagaaaaacagagcaaaattttttttcctgaaaaattctcataattttgagataattaagtcgttaattcagaaaaacagagcaaaaaacttttttttcctgaaaaactctctcataattctgagataattaagtcgttaattcagaaaaacagagcaaaattttttttcctgaaaaattatctcataattttgagataattaagtcgataattcagaaaaacagagcaaaaaactttttattcatgaaaaattatctcataattttgagataattaagtcattaattcagaaaaacagagcaaaaaactttttattcatgaaaaattatctcataattttgagataattaagtcgttaattcagaaaaacagcgcaaaaaaaatttttcctgaaaaattatctcataattttgagataattaagtcgttaattcagaaaaacagagcaaaaaaatttttcctgaaaaattctctcataattttgagataattaagtcattaattcagaaaaacagagcaacatttttttttcatgaaaaattatctcataattttgagataattaagtcgttaattcagaaaaacagagcaaaaaactttttattcatgaaaaacgatctcataattttgagataattaagtcgttaattcagaaaaacagagcaaaaagttttcaggaaaaaagttttttgctctgtttttctgaattaacgacttaattatctcagaattatgagatagtttttcaggaaaaaagttatctcagaattctgagataattaagtcgttaattcagaaaaacagagcaaaaaactttttattcatgaaaaattatctcataattctgagataattaagtcgttaattcagaaaaaacagagcaaaaaactttttattcatgaaaaattatctcataattttgagataattaagtcgttaattcagaaaaacagagcaaaaaaaattttcctgaaaaattatctcataattttgagataattaagtcgttaattcagaaaaacagagcaaaaaaatttttcctgaaaaattctctcataattttgagataattaagtcattaattcagaaaaacagagcaacattttttttttcatgaaaaattatctcataattttgagataattaagtcgttaattcagaaaaacagagcaaaaaactttttattcatgaaaaattatctcataattctgagataattaagtcgttaattcagaaaaacagagcaaaaagtttttcaggaaaaaaagttttttgctctgtttttctgaattagcgacttaattatctcataattctgagatagtttttcaggaaaaaagttatctcataattctgagataattaagtcgttaattcagaacaaacagagcaaaaaactttttattcatgaaaaattctcataattctgagataattaagtcattaattcagaaaaacagtgcaaaaaactttttattcatgaaaaattctcataattctgagataattaagtcattaattcagaaaaacagcgcaaaaaactttttattcatgaaaaattctcataattctgagataattaagtcgttaattcagaaaaacagagcaaaaaactttttattcatgaaaaattatctcataattctgagataattaagtcgttaattcagaaaaacagagcaaaaaactttttattcatgaaaaattatctcataattctgagataattaagtcgttaattcagaaaaacagagcaaaaagtttttcaggaaaaaaagttttttgctctgtttttctgaattagcgacttaattatctcataattctgagatagtttttcaggaaaaaagttatctcataattctgagataattaagtcgttaattcagaaaaacagagcaaaaaactttttattcatgaaaaattatctcataattttgagataattaagtcgttaattcagaaaaacagagcaaaaaactttttattcatgaaaaattatctcataattttgagataa includes these proteins:
- the LOC132847861 gene encoding retinol-binding protein 2-like; the encoded protein is MPIDFSGTWVLEKNDNFEDYMKILNIDLVTRKIAIHLSQTKVIIQDGDKLTINTLSTFRNYEMSLTIGEEFDEYTKGLDNRMLKTLVSWQGDTLVCTQKGEKANRGWKHWIEGDKLHLELYCEDVVCHQVFRRKQ